The following proteins come from a genomic window of Mycobacterium sp. DL:
- a CDS encoding polyprenol monophosphomannose synthase → MSVPGGIPGDSADQSGDDPAPRPSRRTLVIIPTYNERQNLPLIVARVISAAPDVHVLIVDDGSPDGTGELADELALADPDRVHVMHRESKDGLGAAYLAGFAWGLSRQYSVLVEMDADGSHAPEELYRLLDEIDAGADLVIGSRYVDGGEVRNWPRRRLVLSRTANGYSRILLGVDIHDITAGYRAYRREVLEKIDLAAVDSKGYGFQVDLTWRSINAGFTVVEVPITFTEREHGVSKMDGSTIREAILKVAQWGMRARIDRARGAAR, encoded by the coding sequence ATGAGCGTCCCCGGTGGCATTCCCGGTGACTCTGCCGACCAGTCGGGAGACGATCCGGCCCCGCGCCCCAGCCGGCGCACACTGGTCATCATCCCCACCTACAACGAGCGGCAGAATCTGCCACTGATCGTCGCGCGGGTGATCAGCGCTGCGCCCGACGTCCACGTCCTCATCGTCGACGACGGCAGCCCGGACGGAACGGGGGAACTCGCCGACGAACTCGCCCTTGCCGACCCGGATCGGGTTCATGTCATGCACCGCGAGTCCAAGGACGGTCTCGGCGCGGCTTACCTCGCCGGATTCGCGTGGGGCCTGAGCCGCCAGTACTCGGTGCTCGTCGAGATGGACGCCGACGGAAGCCACGCTCCCGAGGAGCTCTACCGGCTCCTCGACGAAATCGATGCGGGCGCCGACCTGGTGATCGGGTCGCGTTATGTCGACGGCGGCGAGGTGCGCAACTGGCCGCGGCGACGGCTCGTGCTGTCCCGGACCGCGAACGGCTACTCGCGGATCCTGCTCGGAGTCGACATCCATGACATCACCGCCGGCTACCGCGCGTACCGGCGCGAGGTCCTGGAGAAGATCGATCTCGCGGCCGTCGACTCGAAGGGCTACGGATTCCAGGTGGATCTGACGTGGCGCTCGATCAACGCGGGATTCACCGTCGTCGAGGTGCCGATCACCTTCACCGAACGTGAGCACGGCGTGTCCAAGATGGACGGCTCGACCATCAGGGAGGCGATCCTCAAGGTCGCCCAGTGGGGTATGCGGGCCCGGATCGACCGGGCCCGCGGGGCTGCCCGCTGA
- a CDS encoding FxsA family protein: MAMRLFLIYAVIELAVLVALASTIGFGWTVLLVAGTFVVGLALAGSQVRRHIQRLQSGGLTAANAQGAVTDSALVALGTVLVVVPGVASSVLGALLLLPPTRAAARPLVTALAARRAPLIVGVGTVGSAAAGARSHRPTQPGRGDYIDGEVIDVSDVTDVEAPRRLPE; the protein is encoded by the coding sequence ATGGCGATGAGGCTGTTTCTGATCTACGCGGTCATCGAGCTGGCCGTCCTGGTGGCGCTGGCGTCGACGATCGGCTTCGGCTGGACTGTGCTGCTGGTGGCGGGCACGTTCGTGGTCGGTCTCGCCCTGGCGGGGTCCCAGGTGCGGCGCCACATCCAGCGGCTGCAGTCCGGCGGGCTGACCGCCGCCAACGCCCAGGGAGCTGTCACCGACAGCGCGCTCGTCGCGCTCGGCACGGTGCTTGTCGTGGTTCCGGGCGTGGCCAGCTCGGTTCTCGGTGCCCTGCTGCTGCTGCCGCCGACCAGGGCGGCCGCGCGGCCACTGGTCACCGCCCTGGCCGCTCGACGCGCACCGTTGATCGTCGGTGTCGGCACCGTGGGTAGCGCCGCGGCGGGCGCTCGGTCACACCGTCCGACCCAGCCGGGGCGTGGCGACTACATCGACGGGGAGGTCATCGACGTCAGCGACGTGACCGACGTCGAAGCGCCCCGCCGACTGCCGGAGTGA
- a CDS encoding PPOX class F420-dependent oxidoreductase, translated as MPVTFSDVAGSEYILLTTFTKDGRPKPTAIWAVGDGDRLTAITQEKSWKVKRIRNTPRVTIAECDRGGKPKGEAVEATAAILDKSVNGATYDAIGKRYGLLGKTFNLFSKLRGGMDKNVTIELKPVN; from the coding sequence ATGCCCGTGACCTTCTCCGACGTAGCCGGATCCGAGTACATCCTGCTGACCACCTTCACCAAGGATGGCCGGCCGAAGCCGACGGCGATCTGGGCCGTCGGCGACGGCGACCGTCTGACCGCGATCACCCAGGAGAAGTCCTGGAAGGTCAAGCGCATCCGCAACACCCCGCGGGTGACCATCGCCGAGTGCGACCGCGGCGGCAAGCCCAAGGGCGAGGCGGTCGAGGCCACCGCTGCGATCCTCGACAAGTCGGTCAACGGCGCCACCTACGACGCCATCGGCAAGCGCTACGGCCTGCTCGGCAAGACCTTCAACCTCTTCTCGAAACTGCGTGGCGGGATGGACAAGAACGTCACGATCGAACTGAAGCCGGTGAACTGA
- a CDS encoding alpha/beta fold hydrolase: MTVSSAASSSSAAHPRSWRWDDFVLDTGRYELRRGDTVIRVEPQVFDVLTQLLSNHERFVSKEELFDAVWGGRFVGEAALTSRIKAVRRALGDDGESQRYIRTVRGRGYQFVGTLQIEPAEAPSPEPEPELPRQHIAFCRAGDGVRLAYAVSGEGPPLVRAANWMTHLGYDIESPVWRHWVRDMSRRHRFIRYDERGCGLSDWDAKDFTFDDWVADLESVVEALGVERFPLLGVSQGGAVAVAYAARHPERVTRLVLSGAYARGRAVRALTDDEKRAAALDLDLARVGWGRDDPAFRQVFAAQFIPDGTRADWAAFDQLQRRTTSPENAVRFLEEFARIDIRDQAGRVACPTLILHSRDDHRVPMRYGEELAALIPDSHLVALSSNNHLLTATEPAWRVFCDEVEAFLA, translated from the coding sequence GTGACCGTGTCCAGCGCTGCGTCATCCTCGTCCGCTGCACACCCGCGATCGTGGCGCTGGGACGACTTCGTGCTCGATACCGGTCGGTACGAGCTGCGCCGCGGCGACACGGTCATCCGGGTCGAACCCCAGGTTTTCGACGTGCTCACCCAGTTGTTGAGCAATCACGAGCGCTTCGTCAGCAAGGAAGAGTTGTTCGACGCCGTGTGGGGCGGCCGGTTCGTCGGCGAGGCAGCGCTGACCAGCCGCATCAAAGCGGTCCGGCGCGCGCTCGGCGACGACGGGGAGTCCCAGCGCTACATCCGCACGGTGCGGGGTCGCGGCTACCAGTTCGTCGGCACGTTGCAGATCGAGCCCGCGGAGGCGCCGTCTCCGGAACCCGAGCCTGAGCTTCCGCGCCAGCACATCGCCTTCTGCCGTGCCGGCGACGGGGTGCGCCTGGCCTACGCGGTGTCGGGGGAGGGGCCACCGCTGGTGCGGGCCGCGAACTGGATGACACACCTCGGTTACGACATCGAGAGTCCGGTGTGGCGGCACTGGGTTCGCGACATGTCGCGACGGCACAGATTCATCCGCTACGACGAGCGTGGCTGTGGCCTGTCCGACTGGGATGCGAAGGATTTCACGTTCGACGATTGGGTTGCCGACCTCGAATCGGTGGTCGAGGCACTCGGGGTGGAGCGATTCCCGCTGCTGGGGGTCTCCCAGGGCGGGGCCGTCGCCGTTGCCTACGCGGCGCGCCATCCGGAGCGGGTGACCCGGCTGGTGCTGTCCGGTGCCTACGCTCGGGGACGCGCTGTGCGGGCGTTGACCGACGACGAAAAGCGAGCTGCTGCACTTGATCTCGATCTCGCCCGGGTCGGCTGGGGGCGTGACGACCCGGCGTTCCGTCAGGTGTTCGCCGCCCAGTTCATCCCCGACGGCACCCGCGCGGACTGGGCCGCATTCGACCAGCTGCAGCGGCGCACCACCTCCCCGGAGAACGCGGTCCGATTCCTGGAAGAGTTCGCGCGCATCGACATTCGTGATCAGGCAGGCAGGGTTGCATGCCCGACGCTGATCCTGCATTCGCGCGACGACCATCGTGTTCCGATGCGCTACGGCGAGGAGTTGGCGGCCCTGATCCCGGACTCGCATCTGGTCGCGCTGTCGAGCAACAACCATCTGCTCACAGCCACCGAACCCGCCTGGCGGGTGTTCTGCGACGAAGTCGAGGCGTTCCTGGCCTGA
- a CDS encoding RNA polymerase-binding protein RbpA, with translation MADRVLRGSRLGAVSYETDRNHDLAPRQVARYRTDNGEEFDVPFADDAEIPGTWLCRNGMEGTLIEGDVPEPKKVKPPRTHWDMLLERRSVEELDELLKERMDIIKTRRRGS, from the coding sequence ATGGCTGATCGTGTTTTGAGAGGCAGTCGCCTCGGAGCTGTGAGCTACGAGACGGACCGCAACCACGACTTGGCGCCGCGTCAGGTAGCCCGGTACCGCACGGACAACGGCGAGGAGTTCGACGTCCCGTTCGCCGACGACGCCGAGATCCCCGGCACCTGGCTGTGCCGCAACGGTATGGAGGGAACCCTGATCGAGGGGGACGTTCCTGAGCCGAAGAAGGTCAAGCCGCCGCGCACCCATTGGGACATGCTGCTGGAGCGCCGCTCAGTCGAGGAACTCGACGAACTGCTCAAAGAGCGCATGGACATCATCAAGACCCGTCGCCGGGGCAGCTGA
- a CDS encoding PPOX class F420-dependent oxidoreductase, with product MAPQFKDVYGEKYLLLTTFTKDGRPKPTAVWGVPEGDKLLIITDDGSWKTKRINNTPRVTIQKCGVLGKVKGEPVEAEARMLPKSETRRVFDLIIKRYWNHAWYFIPQALLRGGIDKVHAAIEVQAPGVPPSA from the coding sequence ATGGCGCCTCAGTTCAAGGACGTCTACGGCGAGAAGTACCTGCTGCTGACCACGTTCACCAAGGACGGCCGGCCCAAGCCGACGGCGGTGTGGGGGGTACCCGAGGGGGACAAGCTGCTGATCATCACCGATGACGGCTCATGGAAGACCAAGCGGATCAACAACACTCCGCGGGTCACCATCCAGAAGTGCGGCGTGCTCGGCAAGGTGAAGGGCGAGCCGGTCGAGGCGGAGGCGCGGATGCTGCCCAAATCCGAGACCCGGCGGGTGTTCGATCTGATCATCAAGAGGTACTGGAACCACGCGTGGTACTTCATCCCGCAGGCGCTTCTGCGCGGCGGGATCGACAAGGTGCACGCCGCGATCGAAGTGCAGGCCCCCGGTGTCCCGCCGAGTGCGTAG
- a CDS encoding ABC transporter permease has translation MAAPPPRHLSVTSGIWAHQKWGLIRLASPFVILALWQTGSAFGLIPQDVLPAPSLIAEAGIELIRNGQLVDALAVSGIRVLEGLLLGGVIGVALGTAVGLSKWCEATIDPPMQMVRALPHLGLIPLFIVWFGIGELPKVLLVALGVSFPLYLNTFSAIRQVDPKLFETAQVLGFSFWQRFRSIIVPSAAPQVLVGVRQSLAIAWLSLIVAEQINADKGVGYLIMNARDFLRIDIIIFGLIIYALLGIGTDAVVRALEQRALRYRA, from the coding sequence CTGGCCGCACCGCCGCCGCGACACCTCTCTGTGACGAGTGGCATTTGGGCGCACCAGAAATGGGGACTGATCCGGCTGGCGTCACCGTTTGTGATCCTGGCGCTGTGGCAGACCGGTAGTGCTTTCGGCCTCATCCCGCAGGACGTGCTGCCTGCACCGTCGCTCATCGCCGAAGCCGGAATCGAACTCATCAGGAACGGCCAGCTCGTTGATGCGCTCGCGGTGTCGGGGATCAGGGTTCTCGAGGGATTGTTGCTCGGAGGTGTGATCGGTGTCGCGCTGGGAACCGCGGTGGGCCTGTCGAAATGGTGCGAGGCCACGATCGATCCGCCGATGCAGATGGTGCGGGCGCTGCCGCACCTCGGGCTGATCCCGCTGTTCATCGTCTGGTTCGGTATCGGGGAGCTGCCCAAGGTCTTACTGGTTGCCCTCGGAGTCAGCTTCCCGCTCTATCTCAACACCTTCTCGGCGATCCGCCAGGTCGACCCCAAGCTCTTCGAAACCGCTCAGGTTCTGGGGTTCTCGTTCTGGCAGCGGTTCCGGTCGATCATCGTGCCCAGTGCGGCGCCGCAGGTGCTCGTAGGTGTCCGGCAGTCCCTGGCGATCGCGTGGCTGAGCCTGATCGTGGCCGAACAGATCAACGCGGACAAGGGGGTCGGCTACCTGATCATGAATGCGCGGGATTTTCTCCGCATCGACATCATCATCTTCGGGCTGATCATCTACGCGCTGTTGGGAATCGGCACCGACGCCGTCGTGCGCGCTCTCGAACAGCG
- a CDS encoding amidohydrolase family protein — translation MPDATAMAVRDGVVAWLGSDDVGRAQFPDAAVTDLGGAFVAPAFVDSHVHTTATGLTLTGVDLRQATSLRHCLDLLGGYARSHPDGVIWAHGWDESQWPERAAPSTADVDTAVGDRPAYLSRVDVHSAAASTALRRAAGVGDSTPLKADAHHLVRRAARDGLTGDQRTAARRAALDAAAAVGIVAVHECAGPEIGGLDDWHELRAFGHGVEIVGYWGEQVSTAEQARELIGTTNAIGLAGDLFVDGALGSRTAWLHEPYTDAGDCCPAPNGNCYLDGDALVAHLSACTEAGITAGFHVIGDAAVSAVVAALEAVVERFGRAAVARAGHRLEHLEMVTDEQATKLGSWGVIASMQPGFDALWGGEAGMYAQRLGVERARRLNPFALLASQGVPLAFGSDSPVTVLNPWAAIRAATTHHTPGSAISARAAFAAATRGAWRAGGIRDGVMGTLVPGAPASYAIWDADDFDVSAPADAVQRWSTDPRSRVPVLPRLDERLPRCRQTVHRGSVIHG, via the coding sequence ATGCCCGACGCGACAGCGATGGCCGTACGCGACGGCGTCGTCGCCTGGCTGGGCAGCGACGACGTCGGTCGCGCGCAGTTCCCCGACGCTGCGGTGACCGACCTGGGCGGCGCATTCGTCGCCCCGGCCTTCGTGGACAGCCACGTGCACACCACCGCGACCGGCCTGACGCTGACCGGAGTCGACCTGCGCCAGGCGACGTCGTTGCGGCACTGTCTCGACCTGCTCGGCGGGTACGCGCGGTCTCATCCCGACGGCGTGATCTGGGCACACGGCTGGGATGAATCGCAGTGGCCGGAACGCGCCGCGCCGAGCACCGCCGACGTGGACACCGCGGTCGGCGACCGGCCCGCGTACCTGTCCCGGGTCGACGTGCACTCGGCGGCCGCGTCGACGGCGCTGCGACGGGCCGCCGGTGTCGGCGACTCGACACCGCTCAAGGCGGACGCGCACCACCTGGTGCGTCGGGCAGCCCGCGACGGGCTCACCGGAGATCAGCGCACCGCTGCCCGGCGAGCAGCGCTCGACGCCGCCGCGGCCGTCGGCATCGTGGCTGTCCACGAGTGCGCGGGCCCGGAGATCGGGGGCCTCGACGACTGGCACGAACTGCGCGCTTTCGGCCACGGTGTCGAGATCGTCGGCTACTGGGGTGAACAGGTCAGCACCGCCGAGCAGGCACGTGAGCTGATCGGGACGACCAACGCCATCGGGCTCGCGGGCGACCTCTTCGTCGACGGCGCGCTCGGTTCGCGCACCGCGTGGTTGCACGAGCCCTACACCGACGCCGGGGACTGTTGCCCGGCGCCCAACGGCAACTGCTATCTGGACGGCGACGCGCTCGTCGCGCACCTCTCGGCCTGTACCGAAGCCGGCATCACCGCCGGGTTCCACGTGATCGGCGACGCGGCCGTCTCGGCCGTCGTCGCAGCGTTGGAGGCCGTCGTCGAGCGATTCGGTCGGGCCGCAGTGGCGCGGGCGGGCCACCGTCTCGAGCACCTCGAGATGGTCACCGACGAGCAGGCGACCAAGCTCGGCAGCTGGGGCGTGATCGCCAGCATGCAGCCGGGCTTCGATGCGCTGTGGGGCGGCGAAGCCGGAATGTACGCCCAGCGACTCGGCGTCGAGCGGGCCCGGCGGTTGAACCCGTTCGCGCTGTTAGCATCCCAAGGCGTGCCACTCGCCTTCGGCTCCGACAGCCCGGTGACCGTCCTGAACCCATGGGCCGCGATCCGTGCGGCGACGACCCATCACACCCCCGGAAGCGCCATCTCCGCGCGGGCCGCGTTTGCGGCGGCGACCCGCGGCGCGTGGCGGGCCGGGGGGATCCGCGACGGGGTGATGGGCACGTTGGTACCCGGCGCCCCGGCCTCCTACGCGATCTGGGACGCCGACGATTTTGATGTCAGCGCACCCGCCGACGCGGTGCAGCGGTGGTCCACCGATCCGCGCTCGCGGGTGCCGGTGCTCCCACGTCTCGACGAACGTCTACCGCGATGCCGGCAGACGGTGCATCGGGGCTCGGTCATTCATGGCTGA
- the lnt gene encoding apolipoprotein N-acyltransferase, whose amino-acid sequence MSRSRRFGHALVDRLPALSVTIAAGLALCVSFPPFGWWYLAILAFALLAWVLTRPSTTAAGGFGYGLLFGLAFYLPLLPWISGLVGALPWVMLSLVQALFPALFGLFAVLVRKVPGWPLWFAGLWSAQEWLKSTIPFGGFPWGVVGFSQTESPVLPLAYVGGAPLVSFAVVLLGFSVAAMTLEVIRWWRSDGADRAAAPPAVVIPGLCISLVLLATALAWPHVRTSGAGAGDDPPVTIAAVQGNVPRLGLEFNAQRRAVLDNHVRETLRLADDVRAGRAPRPMLVIWPENSSDIDPLANPDARAQISTAAAAIDAPILVGGVVAAPGYSRDNPVSTNSVIVWNPATGPAARHDKQIVQPFGEYLPWRSFFSLLSPYAERAGYFIPGEGTGVVQAAGVPVGVTTCWEVIFDRAARESVRNGAQVLAVPTNNATFDQAMSEQHLAFSRLRAVEHNRYAVVAGTVGISAVIAPDGRELARTGFFEPAYLDQQIRLKTSLTPATRFGPIVEAVLIAIGVAGVLGAILHNGSFVPARMRGRRSTTDDGEGAT is encoded by the coding sequence ATGTCGCGGAGCAGACGTTTCGGTCACGCTCTGGTGGACCGCTTGCCCGCGCTGAGCGTCACGATCGCCGCGGGACTGGCGCTGTGTGTCAGTTTCCCGCCGTTCGGCTGGTGGTACCTAGCGATCCTGGCGTTCGCGCTGTTGGCGTGGGTGTTGACCCGGCCGTCGACCACGGCTGCCGGCGGCTTCGGGTACGGACTGCTGTTCGGCCTGGCCTTCTACCTGCCGTTGCTGCCGTGGATCAGCGGCCTGGTCGGAGCCCTGCCCTGGGTCATGCTCAGCCTGGTTCAGGCCCTTTTCCCGGCCCTGTTCGGACTGTTCGCTGTGCTGGTCCGGAAGGTGCCCGGCTGGCCGCTGTGGTTCGCGGGGCTGTGGTCGGCCCAGGAATGGCTCAAGTCGACGATCCCTTTCGGCGGGTTCCCGTGGGGCGTGGTCGGGTTCTCCCAGACCGAGAGCCCGGTGCTTCCGCTGGCGTATGTCGGCGGTGCGCCGCTGGTGTCGTTCGCGGTGGTGCTCCTCGGCTTCAGCGTGGCGGCGATGACGCTGGAGGTCATCCGCTGGTGGCGAAGTGACGGCGCGGACCGCGCCGCCGCGCCGCCCGCGGTCGTGATCCCCGGGTTGTGCATCAGCCTGGTGCTTTTGGCGACCGCACTTGCGTGGCCCCACGTCCGCACGTCCGGCGCAGGCGCGGGCGACGACCCGCCCGTCACGATTGCCGCGGTTCAGGGCAACGTGCCGCGCCTCGGCCTGGAGTTCAACGCCCAGCGCCGTGCGGTCCTCGACAACCACGTCCGCGAAACGCTGCGGCTCGCCGACGACGTCCGCGCGGGCAGAGCGCCGCGACCGATGCTGGTGATCTGGCCGGAGAACTCCTCGGACATCGATCCGCTGGCCAACCCGGACGCCAGGGCGCAGATCTCGACCGCCGCGGCCGCGATCGACGCGCCCATCCTGGTCGGGGGCGTCGTCGCGGCTCCCGGCTACTCGCGGGACAACCCGGTGTCGACGAACTCGGTCATCGTGTGGAACCCGGCGACGGGTCCCGCGGCCCGCCACGACAAGCAGATCGTCCAACCGTTCGGTGAGTATCTGCCGTGGCGCAGCTTCTTCAGCCTCCTGTCGCCGTACGCCGAACGTGCGGGCTACTTCATCCCGGGCGAGGGCACCGGTGTCGTTCAGGCCGCCGGTGTACCCGTCGGGGTGACCACGTGCTGGGAGGTCATCTTCGACCGGGCAGCTCGGGAGTCGGTACGCAACGGCGCCCAGGTGCTCGCGGTGCCCACCAACAACGCGACCTTCGACCAGGCGATGAGCGAGCAGCACCTGGCATTCAGCCGGCTGCGCGCCGTCGAGCACAACCGGTACGCCGTCGTCGCCGGAACCGTCGGTATCAGCGCCGTCATCGCGCCCGACGGTCGCGAGCTGGCCCGCACCGGGTTCTTCGAACCGGCCTACCTCGACCAGCAGATCCGGTTGAAGACCTCGCTGACACCGGCCACCCGCTTCGGCCCGATCGTGGAGGCGGTGCTGATCGCCATCGGCGTTGCGGGAGTTCTCGGCGCGATATTGCACAATGGATCGTTCGTGCCCGCAAGAATGAGGGGTCGGCGTTCGACGACCGATGACGGTGAAGGAGCCACATGA